The Salvia miltiorrhiza cultivar Shanhuang (shh) chromosome 1, IMPLAD_Smil_shh, whole genome shotgun sequence genome has a window encoding:
- the LOC131003151 gene encoding calmodulin-interacting protein 111 isoform X3, which produces MNALNALGLTLPTIWLMNLEHILLLRPYSHLVSKNGVRLSLNLSHTLGCPCSGRMVFVYPVKRRTLTENGNGSRCGPAAGCISVDSLQEIYLSPVYLKGKDKTARSTSSHRDISKELAYGQAENSNISSPVTPSVSESKISSPCSAQSRLLNYDQSASKRTYLSDAAFSILDMKGVLRDDSSRKLLEICTGSWLHSRSLLSGNFVAVPILSELCVFQVIGPKRLSSNSEVWNGNSDFPAQSLDEGKYAISAFSIDSGTKIIFLSAGNSVVETSVKGYSENPDTGHGSIRKKAEAHLLKLGGLTKEFTVLKDIIVSSAVQMTVASLGLRPTKGVLLHGPPGTGKTTLAQVCAHGAGVNMFSVNGPEIISQYHGETEKALHEVFVNASKAPPAVVFIDELDAIAPARKDGGDELSQRMVATLLNLMDGISRTDGVLVIAATNRPDSIEPALRRPGRLDREIEIGVPSPRGRHEILLALLSEMAHSLLDKDIHNLAMATHGFVGADLAALCTEAALVRLRQYVKSNACLGDSDFGFSTIVDSECQGLSQLQEVYPGGELESPCSLEDSVKSNLCATFSCNSETQNSAASRVGITVDGTHVLKDTLRVSSDDFEKARIRIRPSAMREVILEIPKVGWDDVGGQTEVKMQLMEAVQWPQKHKDAFDRIGTRPPSGILLFGPPGCSKTLLARAVASEAGLNFLAVKGPELFSKWVGESEKAVRTLFAKARANAPSIIFFDEIDGLAITRGKESDGVSVGDRVISQLLVELDGLQQRGSVTVIAATNRPDKIDPALLRPGRFDRLLYVGPPSRKDREDIFRVHLHRMPCNSDVCISELSLLTEGYTGADISLICREAAIRAMEEDRSASEITMEHLKAGVQQVQPSNVQMYENLSTKFQRLVHSTANEDDLEYKPCLIKPTHITLWSRLRSAVLFLSQLPGSILHQ; this is translated from the exons ATGAATGCGCTCAATGCTTTGGGTTTGACTTTACCAACAATTTGGCTGATGAACCTGGAACATATTTTGCTCTTGCGACCGTATTCCCATCTA GTTTCTAAAAATGGAGTGCGCTTGTCTTTGAACCTTTCACACACTCTGGGTTGTCCATGTTCAGGCAGGATGGTTTTTGTTTATCCTGTTAAGCGTCGCACCTTGACTGAGAATGGAAATGGGTCACGCTGTGGCCCTGCAGCTGGTTGTATATCAGTAGACAGCCTCCAGGAGATTTATCTATCCCCAGTTTATTTGAAAGGTAAAGATAAAACTGCGAGGTCCACATCTTCTCATCGGGACATTTCCAAAGAATTAGCATATGGACAAGCTGAAAATAGCAATATTTCATCCCCAGTGACACCATCTGTATCAGAGTCTAAAATTAGTTCCCCTTGCTCGGCACAGTCTCGCCTCTTGAATTATGACCAGTCAGCATCAAAGAGAACATACTTGTCTGATGCAGCATTTAGCATACTTGACATGAAGGGTGTTTTAAGAGATGATTCTTCAAGAAAACTTTTAGAAATATGCACCGGATCATGGTTACATTCACGGAGTTTACTCTCTGGGAATTTTGTTGCAGTCCCTATACTTTcagagctatgtgttttccagGTTATAGGTCCCAAAAGATTGTCTTCAAATAGTGAAGTTTGGAATGGCAACAGTGACTTTCCTGCTCAGAGTTTAGACGAAGGAAAATATGCCATATCTGCTTTCTCTATAGATAGTGGTACAAAGATTATTTTTCTATCAGCAGGAAATTCGGTCGTTGAAACTTCAGTGAAAGGCTATTCGGAAAATCCAGATACTGGGCATGGGTCTATCAGAAAAAAAGCAGAAGCACACCTTTTGAAGTTGGGAGGCCTTACTAAAGAATTTACTGTTTTAAAAGATATCATAGTTTCATCAGCTGTGCAGATGACAGTTGCAAGTTTGGGCTTACGACCTACAAAGGGAGTCCTTCTTCATGGACCCCCAGGAACCGGAAAGACTACATTAGCTCAAGTTTGTGCTCATGGTGCTGGTGTGAACATGTTTTCTGTGAATGGACCTGAAATTATTAGTCAATACCATGGAGAAACTGAAAAAGCATTGCATGAAGTATTCGTGAATGCCAGCAAAGCTCCACCTGCTGTG GTTTTCATAGATGAGTTGGATGCCATTGCACCTGCACGTAAAGATGGAGGAGACGAGCTATCCCAAAGAATGGTCGCTACTCTCTTAAATTTGATGGATGGAATTAGTAGAACTGATGGAGTTTTAGTGATTGCTGCTACAAACCGTCCTGACAGTATTGAGCCCGCACTTAGACGTCCCGGAAGGCTTGACAGAGAAATTGAAATAG GTGTTCCATCTCCGAGAGGACGCCATGAAATATTGCTTGCACTTCTTAGTGAAATGGCACACTCACTGTTGGACAAGGATATTCACAATCTTGCAATGGCCACACATGGTTTTGTTGGAGCTGATTTAGCTGCTCTGTGCACTGAAGCAGCCTTGGTTCGTCTTCGGCAGTATGTTAAATCTAATGCCTGTCTTGGTGATTCAGATTTTGGATTTTCAACCATCGTTGATTCAGAATGCCAAGGTTTGAGCCAGTTGCAAGAAGTTTATCCGGGTGGTGAGCTGGAAAGCCCTTGCAGTTTAGAAGATTCTGTCAAAAGTAATTTGTGTGCTACGTTTTCCTGCAATTCAGAAACACAAAACTCAGCTGCATCCAGGGTTGGAATCACAGTAGATGGGACTCATGTTCTGAAGGACACCTTAAGAGTTTCTTCAGATGACTTTGAGAAGGCTAGAATTAGAATAAGACCAAGTGCCATGAGAGAG GTGATACTTGAAATTCCTAAAGTTGGCTGGGACGATGTTGGTGGCCAGACAGAAGTTAAGATGCAACTTATGGAAGCTGTGCAATGGCCTCAAAAACACAAGGATGCTTTTGATCGCATTGGTACTCGGCCCCCAAGTGGAATATTATTGTTTGGTCCTCCAGGTTGCAGCAAAACTCTTTTAGCCCGTGCAGTAGCTTCTGAAGCAGGGTTGAATTTTCTTGCAGTGAAGGGCCCCGAGCTTTTCAGCAAATGGGTTGGTGAATCTGAAAAGGCCGTACGTACTTTGTTCGCGAAGGCCAGGGCTAATGCTCCTTCGATTATATTCTTTGATGAAATTGATGGTCTTGCTATAACTCGTGGAAAGGAAAGTGATGGAGTATCAGTTGGTGATCGGGTTATCAGTCAGCTACTTGTAGAATTGGATG GTTTGCAGCAAAGAGGCAGTGTAACTGTCATTGCTGCTACAAATAGGCCAGATAAGATCGATCCTGCTCTTCTCAGGCCAG GACGTTTTGATAGACTTCTTTATGTGGGCCCGCCAAGCAGAAAAGATCGTGAGGATATCTTTCGTGTTCATTTGCACCGGATGCCATGCAATTCTGATGTATGCATCAGCGAGCTCTCTCTTCTTACTGAGGGCTATACAGGTGCTGATATATCACTTATCTGCCGTGAAGCAGCCATTCGAGCAATGGAA GAGGACCGGTCTGCCTCAGAGATCACGATGGAGCACTTGAAAGCTGGAGTTCAACAAGTACAACCATCGAACGTTCAGATGTATGAAAACCTCTCAACCAAGTTTCAGAGGCTAGTTCATTCAACTGCTAACGAAGATGATTTGGAATACAAACCCTGCCTTATTAAACCGACTCATATTACTCTGTG GAGCAGGCTCAGATCTGCTGTGCTCTTCCTTTCTCAGCTCCCAGGCTCCATTTTGCATCAATAG
- the LOC131003151 gene encoding calmodulin-interacting protein 111 isoform X2 codes for MSGFPLCKLPDECAQCFGFDFTNNLADEPGTYFALATVFPSSKVSKNGVRLSLNLSHTLGCPCSGRMVFVYPVKRRTLTENGNGSRCGPAAGCISVDSLQEIYLSPVYLKGKDKTARSTSSHRDISKELAYGQAENSNISSPVTPSVSESKISSPCSAQSRLLNYDQSASKRTYLSDAAFSILDMKGVLRDDSSRKLLEICTGSWLHSRSLLSGNFVAVPILSELCVFQVIGPKRLSSNSEVWNGNSDFPAQSLDEGKYAISAFSIDSGTKIIFLSAGNSVVETSVKGYSENPDTGHGSIRKKAEAHLLKLGGLTKEFTVLKDIIVSSAVQMTVASLGLRPTKGVLLHGPPGTGKTTLAQVCAHGAGVNMFSVNGPEIISQYHGETEKALHEVFVNASKAPPAVVFIDELDAIAPARKDGGDELSQRMVATLLNLMDGISRTDGVLVIAATNRPDSIEPALRRPGRLDREIEIGVPSPRGRHEILLALLSEMAHSLLDKDIHNLAMATHGFVGADLAALCTEAALVRLRQYVKSNACLGDSDFGFSTIVDSECQGLSQLQEVYPGGELESPCSLEDSVKSNLCATFSCNSETQNSAASRVGITVDGTHVLKDTLRVSSDDFEKARIRIRPSAMREVILEIPKVGWDDVGGQTEVKMQLMEAVQWPQKHKDAFDRIGTRPPSGILLFGPPGCSKTLLARAVASEAGLNFLAVKGPELFSKWVGESEKAVRTLFAKARANAPSIIFFDEIDGLAITRGKESDGVSVGDRVISQLLVELDGLQQRGSVTVIAATNRPDKIDPALLRPGRFDRLLYVGPPSRKDREDIFRVHLHRMPCNSDVCISELSLLTEGYTGADISLICREAAIRAMEEDRSASEITMEHLKAGVQQVQPSNVQMYENLSTKFQRLVHSTANEDDLEYKPCLIKPTHITLWSRLRSAVLFLSQLPGSILHQ; via the exons ATGAGCGGATTCCCTCTGTGTAAGCTACCAGATGAATGCGCTCAATGCTTTGGGTTTGACTTTACCAACAATTTGGCTGATGAACCTGGAACATATTTTGCTCTTGCGACCGTATTCCCATCTAGTAAG GTTTCTAAAAATGGAGTGCGCTTGTCTTTGAACCTTTCACACACTCTGGGTTGTCCATGTTCAGGCAGGATGGTTTTTGTTTATCCTGTTAAGCGTCGCACCTTGACTGAGAATGGAAATGGGTCACGCTGTGGCCCTGCAGCTGGTTGTATATCAGTAGACAGCCTCCAGGAGATTTATCTATCCCCAGTTTATTTGAAAGGTAAAGATAAAACTGCGAGGTCCACATCTTCTCATCGGGACATTTCCAAAGAATTAGCATATGGACAAGCTGAAAATAGCAATATTTCATCCCCAGTGACACCATCTGTATCAGAGTCTAAAATTAGTTCCCCTTGCTCGGCACAGTCTCGCCTCTTGAATTATGACCAGTCAGCATCAAAGAGAACATACTTGTCTGATGCAGCATTTAGCATACTTGACATGAAGGGTGTTTTAAGAGATGATTCTTCAAGAAAACTTTTAGAAATATGCACCGGATCATGGTTACATTCACGGAGTTTACTCTCTGGGAATTTTGTTGCAGTCCCTATACTTTcagagctatgtgttttccagGTTATAGGTCCCAAAAGATTGTCTTCAAATAGTGAAGTTTGGAATGGCAACAGTGACTTTCCTGCTCAGAGTTTAGACGAAGGAAAATATGCCATATCTGCTTTCTCTATAGATAGTGGTACAAAGATTATTTTTCTATCAGCAGGAAATTCGGTCGTTGAAACTTCAGTGAAAGGCTATTCGGAAAATCCAGATACTGGGCATGGGTCTATCAGAAAAAAAGCAGAAGCACACCTTTTGAAGTTGGGAGGCCTTACTAAAGAATTTACTGTTTTAAAAGATATCATAGTTTCATCAGCTGTGCAGATGACAGTTGCAAGTTTGGGCTTACGACCTACAAAGGGAGTCCTTCTTCATGGACCCCCAGGAACCGGAAAGACTACATTAGCTCAAGTTTGTGCTCATGGTGCTGGTGTGAACATGTTTTCTGTGAATGGACCTGAAATTATTAGTCAATACCATGGAGAAACTGAAAAAGCATTGCATGAAGTATTCGTGAATGCCAGCAAAGCTCCACCTGCTGTG GTTTTCATAGATGAGTTGGATGCCATTGCACCTGCACGTAAAGATGGAGGAGACGAGCTATCCCAAAGAATGGTCGCTACTCTCTTAAATTTGATGGATGGAATTAGTAGAACTGATGGAGTTTTAGTGATTGCTGCTACAAACCGTCCTGACAGTATTGAGCCCGCACTTAGACGTCCCGGAAGGCTTGACAGAGAAATTGAAATAG GTGTTCCATCTCCGAGAGGACGCCATGAAATATTGCTTGCACTTCTTAGTGAAATGGCACACTCACTGTTGGACAAGGATATTCACAATCTTGCAATGGCCACACATGGTTTTGTTGGAGCTGATTTAGCTGCTCTGTGCACTGAAGCAGCCTTGGTTCGTCTTCGGCAGTATGTTAAATCTAATGCCTGTCTTGGTGATTCAGATTTTGGATTTTCAACCATCGTTGATTCAGAATGCCAAGGTTTGAGCCAGTTGCAAGAAGTTTATCCGGGTGGTGAGCTGGAAAGCCCTTGCAGTTTAGAAGATTCTGTCAAAAGTAATTTGTGTGCTACGTTTTCCTGCAATTCAGAAACACAAAACTCAGCTGCATCCAGGGTTGGAATCACAGTAGATGGGACTCATGTTCTGAAGGACACCTTAAGAGTTTCTTCAGATGACTTTGAGAAGGCTAGAATTAGAATAAGACCAAGTGCCATGAGAGAG GTGATACTTGAAATTCCTAAAGTTGGCTGGGACGATGTTGGTGGCCAGACAGAAGTTAAGATGCAACTTATGGAAGCTGTGCAATGGCCTCAAAAACACAAGGATGCTTTTGATCGCATTGGTACTCGGCCCCCAAGTGGAATATTATTGTTTGGTCCTCCAGGTTGCAGCAAAACTCTTTTAGCCCGTGCAGTAGCTTCTGAAGCAGGGTTGAATTTTCTTGCAGTGAAGGGCCCCGAGCTTTTCAGCAAATGGGTTGGTGAATCTGAAAAGGCCGTACGTACTTTGTTCGCGAAGGCCAGGGCTAATGCTCCTTCGATTATATTCTTTGATGAAATTGATGGTCTTGCTATAACTCGTGGAAAGGAAAGTGATGGAGTATCAGTTGGTGATCGGGTTATCAGTCAGCTACTTGTAGAATTGGATG GTTTGCAGCAAAGAGGCAGTGTAACTGTCATTGCTGCTACAAATAGGCCAGATAAGATCGATCCTGCTCTTCTCAGGCCAG GACGTTTTGATAGACTTCTTTATGTGGGCCCGCCAAGCAGAAAAGATCGTGAGGATATCTTTCGTGTTCATTTGCACCGGATGCCATGCAATTCTGATGTATGCATCAGCGAGCTCTCTCTTCTTACTGAGGGCTATACAGGTGCTGATATATCACTTATCTGCCGTGAAGCAGCCATTCGAGCAATGGAA GAGGACCGGTCTGCCTCAGAGATCACGATGGAGCACTTGAAAGCTGGAGTTCAACAAGTACAACCATCGAACGTTCAGATGTATGAAAACCTCTCAACCAAGTTTCAGAGGCTAGTTCATTCAACTGCTAACGAAGATGATTTGGAATACAAACCCTGCCTTATTAAACCGACTCATATTACTCTGTG GAGCAGGCTCAGATCTGCTGTGCTCTTCCTTTCTCAGCTCCCAGGCTCCATTTTGCATCAATAG
- the LOC131003818 gene encoding transcription factor MYBC1-like: MREDESNWFSKWEEELPSPEDLMPLSQSLITPDLALAFNIHNPHQQQSLHPPPPPPLPPQPNSSAEFDSPELSGAGGGGGDEPARTLKRPRLVWTPQLHKRFVDAVAHLGIKNAVPKTIMQLMSVDGLTRENVASHLQKYRLYLKRMQGISSNGAAGANSPAALSDAATDHLFASSPVPPHFLHPARATSDHFLPFVPVAAMQQIHHQQFRHFGSSPPNAQFEHPFIRQPQPQPQRMPTNTPPPAYADDLDPPNAANGRKILTLFPTGDH, encoded by the coding sequence ATGAGGGAAGATGAGTCAAATTGGTTTTCGAAATGGGAGGAAGAATTGCCGTCGCCGGAGGATCTGATGCCCTTATCCCAATCCCTAATAACCCCTGATCTAGCTCTGGCCTTCAACATTCACAACCCCCACCAGCAGCAATCGCTCCACCCGCCCCCGCCGCCCCCCCTGCCTCCGCAGCCCAATTCCTCGGCGGAATTCGACTCCCCGGAGCTCAGCGGCGCGGGGGGCGGGGGCGGAGACGAGCCGGCGCGGACCCTGAAGCGGCCCCGGCTGGTGTGGACCCCGCAGCTGCACAAGCGGTTCGTGGACGCCGTGGCCCATTTAGGGATCAAGAACGCCGTCCCCAAAACTATAATGCAGCTCATGAGCGTCGATGGCCTCACCAGAGAGAACGTCGCCAGCCATTTGCAGAAATACCGCCTCTACTTGAAGCGGATGCAGGGGATCTCCAGCAACGGCGCCGCCGGCGCCAACAGCCCCGCCGCCCTCTCCGACGCCGCCACCGACCACCTCTTCGCCAGCTCGCCCGTGCCCCCGCATTTCCTGCACCCGGCCAGGGCCACCTCCGACCATTTCCTGCCCTTCGTGCCCGTCGCCGCAATGCAGCAGATCCACCACCAGCAGTTTAGGCATTTCGGAAGCTCCCCTCCCAATGCTCAGTTTGAGCATCCCTTCATCAGGCAGCCGCAGCCGCAGCCGCAGAGGATGCCTACTAACACGCCGCCGCCTGCCTACGCCGATGATTTGGACCCGCCTAATGCCGCCAATGGGAGGAAAATTCTCACCCTTTTCCCCACCGGCGATCATTaa
- the LOC131003151 gene encoding calmodulin-interacting protein 111 isoform X1: MPTKKKNSKTPSKPSNSDQSSLLSSPSAASSSSLSSPFDPTHELLLYSLDEAAAQFPSLISAAAFVGTVVDDVVSDPRGCKIWLSESVMVSSSIPPGSLVSVSLSSLDKGMSGFPLCKLPDECAQCFGFDFTNNLADEPGTYFALATVFPSSKVSKNGVRLSLNLSHTLGCPCSGRMVFVYPVKRRTLTENGNGSRCGPAAGCISVDSLQEIYLSPVYLKGKDKTARSTSSHRDISKELAYGQAENSNISSPVTPSVSESKISSPCSAQSRLLNYDQSASKRTYLSDAAFSILDMKGVLRDDSSRKLLEICTGSWLHSRSLLSGNFVAVPILSELCVFQVIGPKRLSSNSEVWNGNSDFPAQSLDEGKYAISAFSIDSGTKIIFLSAGNSVVETSVKGYSENPDTGHGSIRKKAEAHLLKLGGLTKEFTVLKDIIVSSAVQMTVASLGLRPTKGVLLHGPPGTGKTTLAQVCAHGAGVNMFSVNGPEIISQYHGETEKALHEVFVNASKAPPAVVFIDELDAIAPARKDGGDELSQRMVATLLNLMDGISRTDGVLVIAATNRPDSIEPALRRPGRLDREIEIGVPSPRGRHEILLALLSEMAHSLLDKDIHNLAMATHGFVGADLAALCTEAALVRLRQYVKSNACLGDSDFGFSTIVDSECQGLSQLQEVYPGGELESPCSLEDSVKSNLCATFSCNSETQNSAASRVGITVDGTHVLKDTLRVSSDDFEKARIRIRPSAMREVILEIPKVGWDDVGGQTEVKMQLMEAVQWPQKHKDAFDRIGTRPPSGILLFGPPGCSKTLLARAVASEAGLNFLAVKGPELFSKWVGESEKAVRTLFAKARANAPSIIFFDEIDGLAITRGKESDGVSVGDRVISQLLVELDGLQQRGSVTVIAATNRPDKIDPALLRPGRFDRLLYVGPPSRKDREDIFRVHLHRMPCNSDVCISELSLLTEGYTGADISLICREAAIRAMEEDRSASEITMEHLKAGVQQVQPSNVQMYENLSTKFQRLVHSTANEDDLEYKPCLIKPTHITLWSRLRSAVLFLSQLPGSILHQ; encoded by the exons ATGCCGACCAAGAAAAAGAACTCAAAAACACCTTCAAAACCCTCAAATTCCGACCAAAGCAGCCTTCTTTCGTCGCCTTCCGCTGCCTCTTCTTCTTCACTGTCGTCGCCGTTCGATCCGACCCACGAACTGCTGCTGTACTCTCTCGATGAAGCTGCAGCTCAGTTCCCATCTCTCATCTCCGCAGCAGCTTTCGTCGGCACAGTCGTCGACGATGTCGTTTCCGACCCCAGAGGCTGCAAAATTTGGCTGTCTGAATCAGTCATGGTTTCTTCTTCAATTCCCCCAGGCTCCCTTGTCTCG GtctctctttcttctttggACAAAGGTATGAGCGGATTCCCTCTGTGTAAGCTACCAGATGAATGCGCTCAATGCTTTGGGTTTGACTTTACCAACAATTTGGCTGATGAACCTGGAACATATTTTGCTCTTGCGACCGTATTCCCATCTAGTAAG GTTTCTAAAAATGGAGTGCGCTTGTCTTTGAACCTTTCACACACTCTGGGTTGTCCATGTTCAGGCAGGATGGTTTTTGTTTATCCTGTTAAGCGTCGCACCTTGACTGAGAATGGAAATGGGTCACGCTGTGGCCCTGCAGCTGGTTGTATATCAGTAGACAGCCTCCAGGAGATTTATCTATCCCCAGTTTATTTGAAAGGTAAAGATAAAACTGCGAGGTCCACATCTTCTCATCGGGACATTTCCAAAGAATTAGCATATGGACAAGCTGAAAATAGCAATATTTCATCCCCAGTGACACCATCTGTATCAGAGTCTAAAATTAGTTCCCCTTGCTCGGCACAGTCTCGCCTCTTGAATTATGACCAGTCAGCATCAAAGAGAACATACTTGTCTGATGCAGCATTTAGCATACTTGACATGAAGGGTGTTTTAAGAGATGATTCTTCAAGAAAACTTTTAGAAATATGCACCGGATCATGGTTACATTCACGGAGTTTACTCTCTGGGAATTTTGTTGCAGTCCCTATACTTTcagagctatgtgttttccagGTTATAGGTCCCAAAAGATTGTCTTCAAATAGTGAAGTTTGGAATGGCAACAGTGACTTTCCTGCTCAGAGTTTAGACGAAGGAAAATATGCCATATCTGCTTTCTCTATAGATAGTGGTACAAAGATTATTTTTCTATCAGCAGGAAATTCGGTCGTTGAAACTTCAGTGAAAGGCTATTCGGAAAATCCAGATACTGGGCATGGGTCTATCAGAAAAAAAGCAGAAGCACACCTTTTGAAGTTGGGAGGCCTTACTAAAGAATTTACTGTTTTAAAAGATATCATAGTTTCATCAGCTGTGCAGATGACAGTTGCAAGTTTGGGCTTACGACCTACAAAGGGAGTCCTTCTTCATGGACCCCCAGGAACCGGAAAGACTACATTAGCTCAAGTTTGTGCTCATGGTGCTGGTGTGAACATGTTTTCTGTGAATGGACCTGAAATTATTAGTCAATACCATGGAGAAACTGAAAAAGCATTGCATGAAGTATTCGTGAATGCCAGCAAAGCTCCACCTGCTGTG GTTTTCATAGATGAGTTGGATGCCATTGCACCTGCACGTAAAGATGGAGGAGACGAGCTATCCCAAAGAATGGTCGCTACTCTCTTAAATTTGATGGATGGAATTAGTAGAACTGATGGAGTTTTAGTGATTGCTGCTACAAACCGTCCTGACAGTATTGAGCCCGCACTTAGACGTCCCGGAAGGCTTGACAGAGAAATTGAAATAG GTGTTCCATCTCCGAGAGGACGCCATGAAATATTGCTTGCACTTCTTAGTGAAATGGCACACTCACTGTTGGACAAGGATATTCACAATCTTGCAATGGCCACACATGGTTTTGTTGGAGCTGATTTAGCTGCTCTGTGCACTGAAGCAGCCTTGGTTCGTCTTCGGCAGTATGTTAAATCTAATGCCTGTCTTGGTGATTCAGATTTTGGATTTTCAACCATCGTTGATTCAGAATGCCAAGGTTTGAGCCAGTTGCAAGAAGTTTATCCGGGTGGTGAGCTGGAAAGCCCTTGCAGTTTAGAAGATTCTGTCAAAAGTAATTTGTGTGCTACGTTTTCCTGCAATTCAGAAACACAAAACTCAGCTGCATCCAGGGTTGGAATCACAGTAGATGGGACTCATGTTCTGAAGGACACCTTAAGAGTTTCTTCAGATGACTTTGAGAAGGCTAGAATTAGAATAAGACCAAGTGCCATGAGAGAG GTGATACTTGAAATTCCTAAAGTTGGCTGGGACGATGTTGGTGGCCAGACAGAAGTTAAGATGCAACTTATGGAAGCTGTGCAATGGCCTCAAAAACACAAGGATGCTTTTGATCGCATTGGTACTCGGCCCCCAAGTGGAATATTATTGTTTGGTCCTCCAGGTTGCAGCAAAACTCTTTTAGCCCGTGCAGTAGCTTCTGAAGCAGGGTTGAATTTTCTTGCAGTGAAGGGCCCCGAGCTTTTCAGCAAATGGGTTGGTGAATCTGAAAAGGCCGTACGTACTTTGTTCGCGAAGGCCAGGGCTAATGCTCCTTCGATTATATTCTTTGATGAAATTGATGGTCTTGCTATAACTCGTGGAAAGGAAAGTGATGGAGTATCAGTTGGTGATCGGGTTATCAGTCAGCTACTTGTAGAATTGGATG GTTTGCAGCAAAGAGGCAGTGTAACTGTCATTGCTGCTACAAATAGGCCAGATAAGATCGATCCTGCTCTTCTCAGGCCAG GACGTTTTGATAGACTTCTTTATGTGGGCCCGCCAAGCAGAAAAGATCGTGAGGATATCTTTCGTGTTCATTTGCACCGGATGCCATGCAATTCTGATGTATGCATCAGCGAGCTCTCTCTTCTTACTGAGGGCTATACAGGTGCTGATATATCACTTATCTGCCGTGAAGCAGCCATTCGAGCAATGGAA GAGGACCGGTCTGCCTCAGAGATCACGATGGAGCACTTGAAAGCTGGAGTTCAACAAGTACAACCATCGAACGTTCAGATGTATGAAAACCTCTCAACCAAGTTTCAGAGGCTAGTTCATTCAACTGCTAACGAAGATGATTTGGAATACAAACCCTGCCTTATTAAACCGACTCATATTACTCTGTG GAGCAGGCTCAGATCTGCTGTGCTCTTCCTTTCTCAGCTCCCAGGCTCCATTTTGCATCAATAG